Proteins from one Arthrobacter sp. DNA4 genomic window:
- a CDS encoding PEP/pyruvate-binding domain-containing protein has translation MTYVMDLGDVDRSDIAGAGGKAVGLGGLIQAGLPVPPGVVLTTAAYADFTAENNLDAAIQELAALPPDASPQEYEHASALIRTLFHKGTMPAAIQAELESAYERLGGGDTAVSVRSSATAEDLASASFAGQQESYLNIRGLDALAMAVINCWASLWTARAMAYRAREGVLPGQVRLAVVIQQMVEAEAAGVMFTANPSNGRRDQTVISAAWGLGEAVVSGQVTTDDLTVDTHTGKVLTRQTADKELMTVSSDNGTVEEKVAEDRRRAPVLDDAAAAELAAQGQRIADHFGAPQDIEWARADGRFFLLQSRPITALPEPAADVPTEWHVPYPKGLYFRASIVEQMPEPLTPLFADLVDGSVTRSLSALMNQALGPGSLREGDVRFPTVNGYAYYYYRTWPMLRMTGRTVLTMGALFGGKAHMGVAGWRDYSHPRYERIIKDWSAKPPTELSGEQLLAGVQALLDAGTVYYTAVQSIIPMADMSELSFRAVYKAVRRDGDPPAQEFLLGFDSEPIRAEKSLYDLAGWARSDPSLVKALLERPTPELAECLRTGSAPEGVEDVLWQEWRFTFQEHLDLYGHAVYNLDFATPVPADNPSAQLETVKFYLRGQGTDPHERQRLLTERREALIREVASRLGPRRRALFLRVLKWAQETAPVREDALADVGLAWPLLRRILRELGRRLVLSGVIAAPDDVFWLRFQELQSAVEFGLADVEANVSLAGASRPVRAAAVEERRMLWRGQAKADAPQMLPQKAWMEKAFGSMMPAGPQHQSGDVIKGAGASSGRVTAPARVLRGPEDFGSMQPGEVLVARMTTPAWTPLFAMASAVVTDVGGPLSHSSIVAREYGIPAVLGTGVATQRLAGGQKVSVDGDAGTVTIEATAGAAAGSGAPSLDDLNPGHEGRAR, from the coding sequence ATGACCTACGTCATGGACCTGGGCGACGTGGACCGGAGCGACATCGCCGGGGCGGGCGGCAAGGCCGTGGGCCTCGGCGGCCTCATCCAGGCCGGGCTGCCGGTCCCGCCGGGGGTGGTCCTCACCACCGCCGCGTACGCGGATTTCACCGCCGAAAACAACCTCGATGCGGCCATCCAGGAGTTGGCCGCACTGCCACCTGATGCGTCGCCGCAGGAGTACGAGCATGCGTCCGCGCTGATCCGGACCCTGTTCCACAAAGGCACCATGCCTGCCGCCATCCAAGCCGAACTCGAGTCCGCCTATGAGCGCCTCGGCGGCGGGGACACCGCCGTGTCGGTCCGCTCCTCCGCCACCGCCGAGGACCTCGCCTCCGCCAGCTTCGCTGGGCAGCAGGAAAGCTACCTCAACATCCGCGGCCTGGACGCCCTGGCCATGGCCGTCATTAACTGCTGGGCCTCCCTCTGGACGGCGCGCGCCATGGCCTACCGTGCCCGCGAAGGCGTGCTGCCCGGCCAGGTGCGCCTCGCCGTCGTCATCCAGCAGATGGTGGAGGCCGAGGCGGCCGGGGTGATGTTCACGGCCAACCCCTCGAACGGCCGCCGCGACCAGACGGTGATCAGCGCGGCCTGGGGCCTGGGCGAGGCCGTGGTCAGCGGGCAGGTCACCACCGACGACCTGACCGTGGACACCCACACGGGCAAAGTCCTCACGCGGCAGACAGCCGACAAGGAACTCATGACCGTATCCTCGGACAACGGAACGGTCGAGGAAAAAGTCGCGGAAGACCGCCGTCGTGCGCCGGTCCTGGACGATGCCGCGGCGGCCGAGCTCGCCGCACAGGGCCAGCGGATTGCTGACCACTTCGGAGCCCCGCAGGACATCGAGTGGGCCAGGGCGGACGGGAGGTTCTTCCTGCTCCAGTCCCGGCCCATCACCGCGCTGCCCGAACCCGCGGCGGACGTCCCTACGGAATGGCATGTCCCCTACCCCAAGGGCCTCTACTTCCGGGCGAGCATCGTGGAGCAAATGCCGGAGCCGCTCACCCCGCTCTTCGCCGACCTCGTCGACGGCTCAGTGACCCGCTCGCTGTCCGCCCTGATGAACCAGGCGCTGGGGCCGGGCTCCCTCCGCGAGGGCGACGTCCGCTTCCCCACCGTCAACGGCTACGCCTACTACTACTACCGCACCTGGCCCATGCTGCGGATGACGGGCAGGACGGTGCTTACCATGGGGGCACTGTTCGGTGGCAAGGCGCATATGGGCGTCGCGGGCTGGCGCGACTACTCGCATCCGCGCTACGAACGCATCATCAAGGACTGGTCGGCGAAACCACCAACAGAACTTTCCGGAGAGCAGCTGCTCGCGGGCGTGCAGGCCCTCCTGGACGCCGGAACCGTGTACTACACGGCCGTGCAGTCCATCATTCCGATGGCCGACATGAGCGAACTCTCCTTCCGCGCCGTCTACAAGGCCGTCCGGCGGGACGGCGATCCCCCTGCCCAGGAGTTCCTGCTGGGCTTTGACAGCGAGCCCATCCGGGCGGAAAAGTCCCTGTACGACCTCGCGGGCTGGGCGCGCAGCGATCCTTCGCTGGTGAAGGCGTTGCTGGAACGGCCGACGCCGGAACTTGCCGAGTGCCTGCGGACAGGTTCCGCGCCGGAGGGCGTGGAGGACGTTTTGTGGCAGGAATGGCGGTTCACCTTCCAGGAACATCTGGACCTCTACGGGCACGCGGTCTACAACCTGGACTTCGCCACCCCGGTGCCGGCGGACAACCCGTCCGCGCAGCTGGAAACGGTGAAGTTCTACCTCCGCGGGCAGGGCACCGACCCGCATGAGCGGCAGCGGCTGCTGACCGAGCGCCGGGAGGCACTGATCCGGGAGGTGGCTTCGCGCCTGGGTCCGCGGCGCCGGGCACTGTTCCTCCGGGTGCTGAAGTGGGCGCAGGAGACGGCGCCGGTGCGTGAGGACGCCCTGGCCGACGTTGGACTCGCCTGGCCGCTGCTGCGGCGGATACTGCGGGAACTCGGCCGGCGGCTGGTGCTGTCAGGAGTCATCGCCGCGCCCGACGACGTGTTCTGGCTGCGCTTCCAGGAACTTCAGAGTGCGGTGGAGTTTGGGCTCGCGGACGTGGAGGCAAATGTTTCCCTGGCCGGTGCGTCGCGGCCGGTCCGTGCCGCCGCCGTCGAGGAACGCAGGATGCTGTGGCGCGGCCAGGCGAAGGCCGACGCCCCGCAGATGCTGCCGCAAAAAGCGTGGATGGAGAAGGCCTTCGGCTCGATGATGCCGGCGGGACCGCAGCACCAGTCCGGCGACGTGATCAAGGGCGCGGGCGCGAGTTCCGGCCGGGTAACTGCACCTGCCCGGGTGCTGCGGGGTCCGGAGGACTTCGGCTCGATGCAGCCCGGCGAGGTGCTGGTGGCACGCATGACCACTCCGGCCTGGACGCCGTTGTTCGCGATGGCCTCCGCGGTAGTCACCGATGTGGGCGGGCCGCTGAGCCACAGCTCCATCGTGGCCCGCGAGTACGGCATCCCGGCCGTCCTGGGCACGGGGGTGGCGACGCAGCGGCTGGCCGGTGGACAGAAGGTGAGCGTGGACGGCGACGCGGGGACGGTCACCATCGAGGCCACCGCCGGTGCCGCCGCTGGCTCCGGGGCGCCTTCCCTGGACGACCTGAATCCTGGGCATGAAGGGAGGGCACGATGA
- a CDS encoding TerC family protein has translation MQVTPLVWIITIAVTILFFVYEFFAHVRKPHEPSIGESARWSAFYIGLALVFGAGIGMVSGWTYGGEYFAGYLTEKALSVDNLFVFLIVMTGFAVPKKYQQKVLMVGIIIALILRGGFIAIGATLIENFSWVFYIFGALLLVLAYRQAFGGHDANPADGKFMTLVRRVLPVTPDYHRDKLTVKLDGKRFVTPMMLTIIAIGFVDLIFAVDSIPAIYGLTSEAYIVFTANAFALMGLRQLFFLIGGLLERLVYLAQGLAVILAFIGVKLVFHALHVNELPFINGGQPLLWVPEIPIWLSLLFIGATILVATVASLLKTRGGHAVHGDVDAREGEDSDTPARAPR, from the coding sequence ATGCAGGTAACACCCCTCGTCTGGATCATCACCATTGCTGTGACAATCCTGTTCTTCGTTTATGAGTTCTTCGCCCACGTCCGCAAACCGCACGAACCGTCCATCGGTGAATCGGCGCGCTGGTCGGCCTTCTACATTGGACTCGCGCTCGTCTTCGGCGCCGGGATTGGGATGGTCTCCGGCTGGACGTACGGCGGCGAGTACTTCGCCGGTTACCTCACCGAAAAAGCCCTGTCCGTGGACAACCTGTTCGTCTTCCTCATCGTGATGACCGGGTTCGCCGTTCCCAAGAAGTACCAGCAGAAGGTGCTGATGGTGGGCATCATCATCGCCCTCATCCTCCGCGGCGGGTTCATCGCCATTGGCGCCACGCTGATCGAAAACTTCTCCTGGGTGTTCTACATCTTCGGTGCCCTGCTGCTGGTCCTCGCTTACCGGCAGGCGTTCGGCGGCCATGACGCCAACCCGGCCGACGGGAAATTCATGACCCTGGTCCGCCGCGTCCTGCCGGTCACCCCGGACTACCACCGGGACAAGCTCACCGTGAAACTGGACGGCAAGCGTTTCGTGACCCCGATGATGCTCACCATTATCGCCATCGGCTTCGTGGACCTGATCTTCGCCGTCGACTCGATCCCCGCGATCTACGGCCTGACCAGCGAGGCGTACATCGTCTTCACCGCCAACGCCTTCGCCCTCATGGGACTGCGGCAGCTCTTCTTCCTCATCGGGGGACTGCTGGAACGCCTCGTCTACCTCGCCCAAGGCCTCGCCGTCATCCTCGCCTTCATCGGCGTGAAGCTGGTCTTCCACGCCCTGCACGTCAACGAGCTCCCCTTCATCAACGGCGGCCAGCCGCTCCTCTGGGTCCCGGAAATCCCCATCTGGCTCTCCCTGCTGTTCATCGGCGCCACGATCCTGGTGGCCACGGTGGCCAGCCTGCTCAAGACCCGCGGCGGCCATGCAGTCCATGGTGATGTTGACGCCCGCGAAGGTGAGGACTCGGATACGCCGGCCCGGGCCCCGCGCTAG
- a CDS encoding MBL fold metallo-hydrolase RNA specificity domain-containing protein — MGEQHPPMLQFLGATDTVTGSRYLVRSQGHQVLVDCGLFQGYKLLRDRNRIPFHVTPADIDAVVLTHAHLDHSGYIPALVRDGFHGPVYATAGTAELCTLLLPDSGYLQEEEARYADRKASSTHHPPKPLYTAEDAVRSLNNFKTRDFDRPFPLPGGIEASFLPAGHILGAAQVHLRLAGRTIHFTGDLGRARDPLMYPPRGLEPVDVLVTESTYGNRAHPAGDPETELGEIITRVAKRHGVILIAAFAVGRAETVLLHISRLLAKQAIPSVPVYLNSPMAIDASDMYQRHREEHRLKPHEFEAMYKVAKPVRSPDESKLLNLRGGPMIIISASGMLTGGRILHHLTAYGPDRRNAIILSGYQAGGTRGASLAAGEKHLRIYGQDVNIEAEVIQMEGLSAHADSDELIQWMKAAPQAPAMTYITHGEPDASDALRARIKRQLGWRVRVPEHMETISLDKPL; from the coding sequence ATGGGAGAACAGCATCCCCCGATGCTGCAGTTTCTCGGCGCAACGGACACCGTGACGGGTTCCCGGTACCTGGTCCGTTCCCAAGGACACCAGGTCCTGGTCGATTGCGGGCTCTTCCAGGGCTATAAGCTCCTCCGCGACCGTAACCGCATACCGTTCCATGTCACACCGGCCGACATCGATGCAGTTGTCCTCACCCATGCCCACTTGGACCACAGCGGGTATATCCCTGCCTTGGTGCGGGACGGTTTCCACGGCCCCGTCTATGCGACGGCTGGTACCGCAGAACTGTGTACTTTGCTGCTTCCCGACAGCGGCTACCTTCAGGAAGAGGAAGCCCGCTACGCAGATCGCAAGGCATCATCAACCCACCATCCCCCCAAACCCCTCTACACCGCCGAAGATGCCGTCCGTTCACTCAACAACTTCAAAACCCGGGACTTTGACCGCCCGTTCCCCCTGCCCGGAGGAATCGAAGCATCATTCCTTCCCGCCGGACACATCCTCGGCGCCGCACAGGTGCATCTCAGACTGGCCGGACGCACCATCCACTTCACCGGAGACCTTGGCCGCGCCCGTGACCCGCTGATGTACCCGCCGCGGGGCCTTGAGCCCGTGGACGTGCTGGTCACGGAATCCACCTACGGGAACCGGGCACACCCGGCAGGAGATCCTGAGACTGAACTCGGGGAAATCATTACAAGGGTGGCCAAGCGGCATGGAGTCATCCTGATCGCAGCGTTCGCTGTAGGCCGGGCCGAAACAGTGCTGCTGCACATCTCTCGCCTCTTGGCGAAACAGGCAATCCCCTCCGTCCCGGTCTACCTCAACAGCCCGATGGCCATCGATGCATCCGACATGTACCAGCGCCACCGCGAAGAACACAGGCTCAAGCCACACGAATTCGAGGCCATGTACAAGGTGGCGAAGCCCGTCCGCAGCCCTGATGAGTCCAAATTGCTTAATCTCCGCGGCGGGCCCATGATCATCATCTCCGCAAGCGGCATGCTCACTGGCGGCAGGATTCTGCACCACCTCACTGCCTATGGACCTGACAGGCGCAACGCCATCATTCTCAGCGGATACCAGGCAGGAGGAACCCGGGGCGCCTCCCTCGCCGCAGGCGAAAAACACCTCCGGATCTACGGCCAGGACGTCAATATCGAGGCGGAGGTCATCCAGATGGAAGGGCTGTCCGCGCATGCCGACTCCGACGAACTGATCCAGTGGATGAAGGCCGCGCCCCAGGCGCCGGCAATGACCTACATCACCCACGGAGAGCCGGATGCCTCTGATGCCCTCCGGGCCAGAATCAAACGCCAGCTCGGATGGAGGGTCCGCGTCCCCGAGCACATGGAAACCATCTCACTGGACAAGCCCCTTTAA
- a CDS encoding DUF1524 domain-containing protein has translation MSSHASLPDTTPASGTRWTAAVVLSALLALFGANLPAVAADTGTEPSATVQAADLLETLPVKGRAPKTGYERSLFGATWADVDQNGCDTRNDILNRDLTEITYVTGVPCTVKTGVLADPYTGTVINFVRGTTTSSAVQIDHVVALSDAWQKGAQQLTSEQRTAFANDPLNLQATDGPTNQQKGDGDAATWLPPAKGFRCEYVARQVSVKARYSLWVTQAEHDAIAGILATCPGQQAPATVAAASSATVVYYANCSEAVAAGAAPLYAGTPGYRSGLDGDGDGVACEG, from the coding sequence ATGTCCAGCCACGCGTCCTTGCCCGACACCACGCCTGCCTCCGGCACCCGCTGGACGGCCGCCGTCGTCCTTTCCGCGCTGCTGGCCCTCTTCGGCGCAAACCTGCCGGCGGTTGCCGCCGACACAGGCACCGAGCCGTCAGCAACAGTCCAGGCCGCGGACCTGCTCGAGACCCTGCCGGTCAAGGGCCGGGCACCCAAGACCGGGTACGAGCGCTCGCTGTTCGGGGCAACGTGGGCGGACGTGGACCAGAACGGCTGTGACACCCGGAACGACATCCTCAACCGGGACCTGACGGAGATCACGTACGTCACCGGCGTCCCGTGCACGGTCAAGACCGGCGTACTTGCGGACCCTTACACGGGCACTGTCATCAACTTCGTCCGCGGGACCACCACCAGCAGTGCAGTACAGATCGACCATGTGGTGGCACTCAGCGACGCCTGGCAGAAGGGTGCCCAGCAGCTGACCTCGGAGCAGCGGACGGCCTTCGCCAACGACCCGCTGAATCTGCAGGCGACGGACGGGCCCACGAACCAGCAAAAGGGCGACGGCGACGCCGCCACCTGGCTGCCTCCGGCCAAGGGCTTCCGGTGTGAGTACGTCGCCCGGCAGGTCTCTGTGAAGGCGCGGTACAGTCTGTGGGTGACGCAGGCGGAGCACGACGCCATCGCCGGGATCCTTGCCACGTGCCCCGGGCAGCAGGCACCGGCCACCGTAGCGGCCGCCTCCAGCGCCACGGTCGTCTACTACGCGAACTGCTCCGAGGCGGTGGCTGCCGGGGCTGCCCCGCTGTATGCCGGCACCCCCGGGTACCGTTCCGGACTGGACGGCGACGGCGACGGAGTAGCCTGCGAGGGGTAG
- a CDS encoding universal stress protein — MTGTGSFLIIVGFDGSEHSRAALTWALDEAHRRNGQLRLVTAWNKPAMAWYPAVLETAAGEIAAEESPEHIARSLQEDALKSAENAGVPAAGRLVDTHSPASAILDAASDADLIVIGSRGHGGFPGLQLGSVSAQVVNHAECPVLVVHSKA, encoded by the coding sequence ATGACTGGCACCGGTTCGTTCTTGATAATTGTCGGTTTTGACGGTTCCGAACATTCCCGGGCGGCACTGACCTGGGCGTTGGACGAGGCACACCGGCGCAACGGGCAGCTCCGCCTGGTCACAGCCTGGAACAAGCCGGCGATGGCATGGTATCCGGCTGTCCTGGAAACAGCGGCGGGTGAGATTGCCGCCGAAGAGTCTCCGGAGCACATCGCCCGGAGCCTCCAAGAAGACGCGCTAAAGTCCGCCGAAAATGCAGGCGTACCAGCTGCAGGGCGGCTGGTAGACACGCATTCACCTGCGTCGGCAATTCTCGATGCGGCCAGTGACGCGGACCTTATCGTCATAGGTTCCCGGGGACACGGAGGATTTCCCGGTTTGCAGCTGGGTTCCGTTTCTGCCCAGGTGGTCAACCACGCCGAATGTCCTGTCCTGGTGGTTCACTCCAAGGCATGA
- a CDS encoding SRPBCC family protein has protein sequence MLFPGRPADGRLFLGTGITGDEKTRLGAATAHAENQITISRSPDEVYMFLADGLNNTAWRAGVQSISLKSGTAGMPGAVYRQTLSGPGGRAIDGDYEIIAAEPGRLLGFQVVAGPARPSGAYHLAPSDGGTTVRFTLDLQPKGLMKLAGPMVQRTMDQEVAQLAKLKTVLEAR, from the coding sequence ATGCTCTTCCCCGGACGGCCTGCAGATGGCAGATTGTTCCTTGGCACCGGGATAACCGGGGACGAAAAGACTCGCTTAGGGGCAGCCACGGCTCACGCCGAGAACCAGATCACCATCAGCCGTTCGCCCGACGAGGTTTACATGTTCCTGGCCGACGGGTTGAACAACACGGCGTGGCGTGCAGGCGTTCAGTCCATCTCGCTGAAGAGCGGTACTGCCGGAATGCCCGGCGCGGTGTACAGGCAGACGCTGAGCGGACCGGGCGGCCGGGCCATCGACGGCGACTACGAGATCATCGCCGCCGAACCCGGCAGGCTCCTCGGCTTCCAAGTGGTGGCCGGTCCTGCCCGCCCCTCCGGCGCCTACCACCTCGCGCCATCCGACGGCGGGACAACGGTCCGCTTCACCCTGGACCTGCAACCCAAGGGACTGATGAAACTCGCTGGGCCGATGGTCCAGCGCACCATGGACCAGGAGGTCGCCCAGCTGGCAAAGCTGAAAACAGTCCTCGAGGCACGGTAG
- a CDS encoding DUF2177 family protein — protein sequence MSPRTKNWLTAYVVSALIFAVLDVAWILLVANPLYQSQIGGLLAPKANLLGAVLFYVIFVAGMVHYGIRPNDPLATLGQRVTGAALFGFFTYATWALTGFAVLKDFTALVAVTDILWGAAACSLVTWVTATILRRRLMKPAAA from the coding sequence ATGAGCCCCCGCACCAAGAACTGGTTGACCGCCTACGTGGTCAGCGCCCTGATTTTCGCCGTGCTGGATGTGGCATGGATCCTGCTGGTGGCCAACCCGCTGTACCAGAGCCAAATCGGCGGGTTGCTGGCGCCCAAGGCCAACCTGCTGGGCGCGGTGCTGTTCTATGTCATCTTCGTGGCGGGCATGGTGCACTACGGCATCCGGCCCAACGACCCGCTGGCTACGCTGGGGCAGCGCGTCACCGGCGCTGCCCTGTTCGGGTTCTTCACCTACGCCACATGGGCGCTGACCGGTTTCGCCGTGCTGAAGGACTTCACCGCGCTGGTGGCCGTGACGGACATCCTCTGGGGCGCCGCGGCCTGCAGCCTGGTCACGTGGGTGACGGCCACCATCCTGCGGCGGCGGCTCATGAAGCCTGCCGCGGCCTGA
- a CDS encoding OFA family MFS transporter: MGFLDRDHSIAPPGFNRWLVPPAALAVHLCIGQAYATSVYKTALVKHFGASLTEVGVIFSIAIVMLGLSAAVMGTWVDTNGPRKAMFTSAMFWAGGFLIGSVGIFTRQLWLVYLGYGVVGGIGLGIGYISPVSTLIKWFPDRPGLATGMAIMGFGGGALIASPVSQALLKAYDPNSGTQGWVASGDAVGKLFLTLAVVYLAYMLFGAFTVRVPADGWRPAGFDPSKVKAAKLVTTENVSAKNAIKTRQFWLVWVALFCNVTVSIGILEQAAPMIQDFFRQSDGKSLVSAGVAAGFVGLLSIGNMSGRFAWSATSDVTGRKRIYMVYLGVGAVLYTVLALAGSSATALYVVLAFVIISFYGGGFATVPAYLRDLFGTYQVGAIHGRLLTAWSAAGVAGPLIVNSILDAQGKPGQLNAVSYQPALLTMVALLVIGFVANLLVKPVDARFHESRPERHESTMEA, encoded by the coding sequence GCCGTCCACTTGTGCATCGGCCAGGCCTACGCCACCAGCGTGTACAAGACGGCGTTGGTCAAGCACTTCGGTGCCAGCCTCACCGAGGTGGGCGTGATCTTCTCCATCGCCATTGTCATGCTGGGCCTTTCCGCCGCGGTCATGGGCACCTGGGTGGACACCAACGGCCCGCGCAAGGCGATGTTCACGTCCGCGATGTTCTGGGCGGGCGGCTTCCTCATAGGCTCGGTGGGCATCTTCACCCGGCAGCTCTGGCTGGTCTACCTGGGCTACGGCGTGGTGGGCGGCATCGGACTGGGCATCGGCTACATCTCGCCGGTGTCCACGCTGATCAAGTGGTTCCCGGACCGGCCGGGCCTGGCCACCGGCATGGCGATCATGGGCTTCGGCGGCGGCGCACTGATCGCCAGCCCGGTATCCCAGGCCCTGCTCAAGGCGTACGATCCCAACTCCGGTACCCAGGGCTGGGTTGCCAGTGGTGACGCCGTGGGCAAGCTCTTCCTGACCCTCGCCGTCGTCTATCTCGCCTACATGCTGTTCGGCGCGTTTACCGTCCGGGTGCCCGCCGACGGGTGGCGCCCGGCCGGGTTCGACCCCTCCAAGGTCAAGGCGGCCAAGCTGGTGACCACGGAGAATGTCTCTGCCAAGAACGCCATCAAGACGCGCCAGTTCTGGCTGGTGTGGGTGGCGCTGTTCTGCAACGTCACGGTAAGCATCGGCATCCTGGAGCAGGCGGCGCCCATGATCCAGGACTTCTTCCGGCAGTCCGACGGTAAGTCCCTGGTGAGCGCCGGCGTGGCCGCAGGCTTCGTTGGGCTGCTGTCCATCGGCAACATGTCCGGCCGGTTCGCCTGGTCGGCCACCTCCGACGTCACGGGCCGCAAGCGGATCTACATGGTGTACCTGGGCGTGGGTGCCGTGCTGTACACGGTGCTGGCGCTGGCCGGTTCCAGCGCCACGGCCCTGTACGTGGTGCTCGCCTTCGTCATCATCTCGTTCTATGGGGGCGGCTTTGCCACCGTCCCGGCCTACCTGCGGGACCTGTTCGGGACGTACCAGGTGGGCGCCATCCACGGCCGGCTGTTGACCGCGTGGTCCGCCGCCGGTGTGGCCGGGCCACTGATCGTCAACAGCATCCTGGACGCACAGGGCAAGCCCGGCCAGCTGAACGCGGTGTCCTACCAGCCGGCGCTGCTGACCATGGTGGCACTGCTGGTGATCGGCTTTGTGGCCAACCTGCTGGTCAAGCCTGTAGACGCCCGGTTCCACGAATCCCGCCCCGAGCGGCACGAATCCACCATGGAGGCCTGA
- a CDS encoding DUF1295 domain-containing protein, producing MNEKSRKALISTIIAVVVAVLIALAGSQGGSRIGGFPVFALGVAIAFVIQWLVFIPSYKAQTEKFYDLTGALTYISITVFLVLASPGVDARGMLLAAMVVLWAARLGSFLFLRISKHGKDDRFDELKPDFFRFLNTWTIQGLWVVLTAALAWVAITSDKKVGLDGFFWVGLLVWLVGITIETAADLQKNRFKDDPANKGRFISTGLWSKSRHPNYFGEITLWVGVAIIALPVLQGWQWSALVSPVFVALLLTKGSGVPPLEKKADKKWGGQADYEEYKKNTPVLVPKLK from the coding sequence GTGAACGAAAAGAGCCGCAAGGCCCTCATCAGCACCATTATCGCCGTGGTGGTCGCGGTGCTCATTGCCCTCGCAGGCAGCCAGGGCGGGTCGAGGATCGGCGGGTTCCCGGTGTTTGCACTGGGCGTTGCCATCGCCTTCGTGATCCAGTGGCTGGTGTTCATTCCGTCCTACAAGGCGCAGACGGAGAAGTTCTACGACCTCACCGGCGCCCTGACCTACATCTCCATCACGGTGTTCCTGGTGCTGGCGTCCCCCGGCGTGGATGCCCGCGGCATGCTGCTGGCGGCCATGGTGGTGCTGTGGGCCGCGCGGCTGGGGAGCTTCCTGTTCCTGCGGATCAGCAAGCATGGCAAGGACGACCGCTTTGACGAGCTCAAGCCGGACTTCTTCCGCTTCCTGAACACCTGGACCATCCAGGGCCTGTGGGTGGTGCTCACGGCGGCGCTCGCATGGGTGGCCATCACGTCGGACAAGAAGGTGGGGCTGGACGGGTTCTTCTGGGTTGGCCTGCTGGTGTGGCTTGTGGGCATCACCATCGAGACCGCGGCGGACCTGCAGAAGAACCGGTTCAAGGACGATCCCGCCAACAAGGGCCGCTTCATCAGCACGGGCCTGTGGTCCAAGTCCCGCCACCCCAACTACTTCGGCGAGATCACGCTGTGGGTGGGTGTTGCCATCATCGCCCTGCCCGTCCTGCAGGGCTGGCAGTGGTCGGCCCTGGTCTCCCCGGTGTTCGTGGCACTGCTGCTGACCAAGGGCAGCGGCGTGCCGCCCCTGGAGAAGAAGGCGGACAAGAAGTGGGGCGGCCAGGCGGACTACGAGGAGTACAAGAAGAACACGCCTGTGCTGGTGCCCAAGTTGAAGTAG
- a CDS encoding TMEM175 family protein, whose amino-acid sequence MNKNRLEAFSDGVLAIIITIMVLELHTPEEPTWAGVAAILPTIFTYLLSFVYVGIYWNNHHHMIHLASRVSGGILWANLHLLFWLSLFPFTTRWMDESGFLQVPVLLYGVNLLCAAIAYFILERRLIAVQGKDGALAQAVGKDWKGKASPLIYLTGIALTLVQPLLGVAVFTIVALIWLVPDRRVEHFVVAAHQDSAEQA is encoded by the coding sequence GTGAACAAAAATCGGCTCGAGGCTTTCAGCGACGGCGTACTAGCGATCATCATCACCATCATGGTGCTGGAACTGCACACGCCCGAGGAACCCACGTGGGCAGGCGTCGCCGCCATCCTGCCCACGATCTTCACCTACCTCCTGAGCTTCGTGTACGTGGGGATCTACTGGAACAACCACCACCACATGATCCACCTCGCCAGCCGGGTGAGCGGCGGTATCCTCTGGGCCAACCTCCACCTGCTGTTCTGGCTGTCCCTGTTCCCGTTCACCACCCGGTGGATGGACGAGTCCGGTTTCCTGCAGGTCCCCGTGCTGCTGTACGGCGTCAACCTGCTGTGCGCCGCGATCGCCTACTTCATCCTGGAGCGGCGGCTGATCGCAGTGCAGGGCAAAGATGGGGCGCTTGCCCAGGCCGTGGGGAAAGACTGGAAGGGCAAGGCTTCTCCGCTGATCTACCTCACCGGCATTGCCCTCACCCTGGTCCAGCCGCTGCTGGGAGTCGCGGTCTTCACCATCGTCGCGCTGATCTGGCTGGTTCCGGACCGGCGGGTGGAACACTTCGTGGTGGCGGCCCACCAGGACAGCGCGGAGCAGGCGTAA